A single region of the Triticum dicoccoides isolate Atlit2015 ecotype Zavitan chromosome 2B, WEW_v2.0, whole genome shotgun sequence genome encodes:
- the LOC119369018 gene encoding uncharacterized protein LOC119369018, protein MNPNPLEIPKQPVFVRKRANLPAPYVTSETTQVEDRISEKANQLILAIESMARLRGQNASEGETVRLGEFTVVSCVATIAYEPPKSGKDVENQKLEMICRWEDRMKPTVKLLPARNSEEDPKDRTDLNTSAVDVLCEVKEVIPKADASTEGQKKKEGQKEKAGKGKEKQEDQKNIEGQKKNEGQKEKAGK, encoded by the exons ATGAATCCAAATCCATTAGAGATCCCGAAGCAGCCAGTATTTGTCCGTAAAAGAGCAAATCTGCCAGCTCCTTATGTTACCAGTGAAactacacaagttgaag ATCGTATTTCCGAAAAGGCCAATCAGCTCATATTAGCCATAGAAAGTATGGCACGCCTGCGTGGTCAAAATGCCTCTGAAGGTGAGACTGTTCGCTTGGGAGAATTCACGGTAGTGTCGTGTGTTGCTACCATTGCTTATGAGCCCCCAAAGTCTGGCAAG GATGTTGAAAACCAGAAACTGGAAATGATCTGTAGGTGGGAAGACCGTATGAAACCAACAGTGAAATTGCTCCCCGCCCGAAATAGTGAGGAGGATCCAAAG GACCGGACCGATCTAAATACCTCCGCGGTCGATGTCCTATGTGAAGTCAAGGAAGTGATACCGAAGGCTGACGCCTCAACTGAGGgccagaaaaagaaagaagggcaGAAAGAAAAGGCAGGGAAAGGAAAGGAAAAGCAAGAGGACCAGAAAAACATAGAAGGGCAGAAAAAGAACGAAGGGCAGAAAGAAAAAGCAGGAAAATGA